The following DNA comes from Sphingorhabdus sp. M41.
CTTCCACCACTGCCGGATCGGGATCTGAAATTTGCACATCGACCGGTGCACCAATGGATATCAGGTCGGAGGCAAAGACCAGCGAGCGCGCCTCGACGATCGGGCCGACGGTTTCGCGCCATGCATTTTCGAAATCCCGCGATGCAAGTTCACGCTGATCGCCGGGAATGAAACTGAACTGGACGCTGGCAATATTGGCTGCAAAACCGCTGCTTTGGGCATTTGGTCCAGTGGCGCGGGGTGCCTGCCCGACAAGAGTGAATATACCGCGCAACGCTGATGGCTCGTCGTCCTCTTGCTCGTCTTCAAATTTGGCATAGGTTTCGCGGCCTTTCTGCTCAATCAGCCGGGCAATTTTTTCGGTTTCCGCGATCGTTGTGCCGGCCGGCATTTCAAGGCTCGCGGTGACAACATCGGCCTCGATGGCAGGAAAGAAGGAACTCTTTATGATACCTGCCGGGATCAAGGATCCTATCACGATGAGCAACGCGACGCTGCCTGCCAATATGACATAAGGCATGCGAACGGCAAATTTCAGAGCCCGGTCAAGCGGGCCGTTGACGAACGCCTGATAAAATTCATCGACCTTGGCCTGAACCCGCTCGAAAAAGCGCGTGACGGGATTGCGGGTCGGCGCGCCGGGGGCTGGCAGGTGGCTCAGGTGATTGGGCAGGATCAACAGGCTTTCGACCAGCGACAGGAAGAGAACGGAAACCACAACCAGCGGAATATCCGCCAATATCTTGCCCATGACCCCGCCGATCGCGAACAGGGGAGAAAAGGCGGCAACGGTGGTCAGCACCGCAAAGATGACCGGCATGGTGACCCGCCGCGCGCCGCTGACTGCTGCGCCCATCCCGGTACGGCCGGCTTCGCGGCGGGCGTAAACGCTCTCGCCGACGACAATGGCGTCATCAACCACCAGTCCCAGCGCAAGAATGAAGCCGAACAGGGAGAACATGTTGATGCTGGACCCGGCAAGGTCTAGCAGGAAGATCGCGCCAATAAAGGTTACGCCAATGCCCAGCGCTGTCCAGGCCGCGAGACGGATGTCGAGGAACAGGGTCAGTGCAATCAACACAAGAAACAGGCCAATGGCTGCATTCTTCAGCAACAGGCTCAGACGGTCATTAAGAAGTTCGCTGTCATCGCTCCAGATCGCATAGGAAATGCCTTCCGGCAGCGAATGGGCAAACGGTCCCTCCAGATATTCCGTGGTCGCACGGGATACATCGAGCACGCGTTCATCGCTGGTCCGGAAAACTTCCACAAAGGCGACGGGCTTGCCATTGTACAGCGACACGAGCTCTGAATCCTCAAATTCGTCCCGAATGTTGGCGATCTGCCCGAGCCGAACCATGGCGCCATTTTCAGTGCTGACCAGCACGATATCTTCGAAATTCTGCTGGTTATAATTCTGCCCGATCGTCCGCACCCGGACTTCTTCGCTGTCGGTATCGATGGAGCCGGCTGGGCTGTCCAGGCTGCTGGCGGCGATAGTCCGCGATATGTCATTGAGCGAGAGTCCGAAGGCTTGCAACGTGTCCTGCGGAACTTCGATCGAAACCTCATAATCGCGAATTGAACTGGTATCGACGAAGGAAATTTCCGGCAGTGCCGCCAGTGAATCCTCCAGCCGGTAGGCTGTCTCCTTCAGGGCATTTTCCGACACATCGCCGAAAATCGCAACCCGGACCACGCTCTGCCGCGTGGTAAGCTCGCGGACATCGGGTTCTTCGGCTTCATCCGGGAAAGATTGAATCTGGTCTATTTCGGCTTTGATATCATCCAGCGCCCGATCGATATCTGTTCCCAGCTCCAGCTCGACAGAAACCGTGCCGATATTCTCGGCGGCATTGGATTTGATCTCTTTGACATTCTCCACCGCCTCGACCGCTTCTTCGATCTTCTGTACGATCGATTCCTCGATCTCGTCCGGCGTAGCCCCGGGATAGGCCACGCTGATCTGGATCGTATCGAGGCTGTTCTCCGCGAACACCTCCTGCACGATGGTCCTGTAGGACATGATGCCGGCAACGATCAGGAAGATCATCAGCAGATTGGCCGCGACACCGTTGCGCGCCATGAACGCGACCACTCCGCGCTGCTCCATTATTTCCTTGCTCGGTCGTTCCGGCGGGGAAGCATCAAGATCGGTTGCGTCCGTCATTTCGCCGGTGTGGCCTTCGATTCCGTTTTTGCCTTGGCCTTGCTGGCGTTCGAGCTCTTTGCTGTTGCACGGGGTTCAACAATTCTGACCTGCAGGCCTTCGGTCGCAACTTTCAGGGTACCGGTAATGGCCACCGGTTTCGGTCCCAGTCCCTTGGTGCTGATCAGCGCCATTTTGTCGGTTCGCTGATATATATCCACGGTGACAATGTGCAATTTCCCGTCTTTCACCAGCCACACCTGGTTGCCCGCCCGCAAAGCCGCCAGCGGCAATATGGCATATTCATCGAGAGCCTGACCGGTGATTTCTGCATCGACAAAGCTGCCGACGAACAGGGGAGGGGCGGAGGACGCAGTCGCTGATTTTCCGCTATTGTCCGCGACAGCGGCTGGCGTGCCACCGCCTATCGGGTTGGGTATGCGCAAAAACACGTCGATCGTCCGGGTCTGCGGATTGAGCAAGCCATTGACGCGATCAACATAGGCGGCCCAGCGATAGCGGATGCCGCCATAATCGGAATATACCGACGCTTCGATCCGGTTGCCGGAACCGGCACGGAACAATTGCGGGATCAGAGCAGCCTCTTTTTCGGACAGGGGAATGACCGCTTCATAATCAGCGGTAGCCACCATCGATCCCAGTGCCTGGCCGGGCTGGACATAGCTGCCCAGGGCGATGTCCTCGGTACGGACAATGCCTGAAAATGGGGCACGAACCACAGTGCGCTGCAGCGAAGTTTGGGCATTGGACAGATTGGCTTGCGCCCTTCTCAGTCCGGCGCGAGCGGATTCCAGTTGCGGCTCCCTTGTCGCCAAGCCGTTGGTAGCGATATTCTGCTTGCCCTGCGGCGCGTTCATACCCGCTTTTCTTGCCAATGCATCGGGTGGTAGAATCTGTGCGGCATAGTCATTGCTGTCCACGCTGGCATAGGCATTGCCGCCGCTGACACCGCGTTGCTGGAAACGGTCCAGCTCGGCTTTCGCCAAAGCCACTTCTTCTTTTGCCTGCAGCACCGAGATGCTCTGGGATGCAACATCGGCCTGCGCCGTTTGCACCGCGTTGCGATAATCCGAAGTATCGATGCGAAAGAGCGTTGCACCGCGCGCGATGCGCTGGCCTTCGCGCAGGTCCGGATTGACATAGACCAGCTTGCCGGCGACCTCTGCCGCCAGGGTCAATTCTTCACGCGCACGGACGGTACCCGCGCCTGTGACCATCAGATTTCCCGAGCGGATTTCCAGCTTCTCGGCCTGGACCAGAGGTACGAGTTCCTCCTGGGGCTTTTCTTCCGGTTCGGAGCGCAGCAAGATCAGGACGGCGGCAATCAATATTGCTCCGAGCAGGATCAGACCGCCGAGTACGCGTTGCCTTTGCACTTAATTATCTCCCTGAAGGGCTGACGGATCGGCCATAATATCCGGCGCGCGAGGAACATTGTCCCAGCTGCCGCCCAAAGCACGGTGAACGCCAAGCCGCGCCAATGCGACGTCGCGCGCGGCAGACGATAATGATGACTGCACCTGATATTGCGCCCGCAATGCATCGAGATAATCGACATAGCTGCCGACCCCATTGGCAAAGCGACGGGATTGCAATTGCGCCGCAGCCTTTGCCTCGTCCAGTTGGGAGAACAGGAAGCGGTAGCGCTGCCGTTCCTCCTCATAGCGTTCGATCGCGGTTGTAACCTCCTGATAGGCGGTAAGGACCGTTCGCGCATAGATGGCAGTCTGCTGCGCATATGCGGCATCCGCGACCTCGATATTGGCCCTGATCCGGCCGCCCTGGAACAGCGGAGCAGTCAAGCCGGCGCCGAGGTTCAGCACCCAATTGTCAAATATGTCGAAAACACCCGATGGCTCACCGGCCTGACTGCCGGTGCCAGCAGAAAGACTGAGCGACGGGAAGCGCTCCGCCTTCCTTGCGCCGAGATTATATCGCGCCGATTCCAGCCGCTGGCCCTCCGCGAACACATCCGGCCGCTGGGCCAAAAGATCAATTGGCAAGCCGGAGGGGACTGGCTCGAAGATCAGCTTCGGGGTCAGATTTTTGCCGATCAGTTCATCCATATCATTGGAATATCTACCGACCAGCACGGCCAACTGTCCTTCCGTCGCCGCCAACTGGGCTTCCCGCTGCGGCAAGCTCGCTTGCGCATTACGGAAATCCTGGCGGACCTGATATAGTTCGAAGGACGTGATCAGGCCGCGGCTATAGCGGTTCTCGCTCTGCTCGACGCGATCACCGAGGATATCGATAATCCGGGTGGTCAGCGCGATCTGGTGACGCGCATCGACAATGTCAAAATAGCTGGTGATGCTCTCGGCCAGCACTGCCAGTCGCACCGCCTGCAGATCGGCGGCAGCGGCAATGGCATCGGCCCGGCCGGCACGCGCATCATTGCGCAACTTGCCCCAGATATCCAGTTCATAGGAAAAGGCGAGGCTGGAAGAATAGGTCTCGTTCTGGAGCCTGCCCCCTCCGGCTATAGCACCAAAGCTGGTACCTGCCGTCGGGGAATCCGAATAGTTGCTATCCAGCCCGGCATTGATCTGCGGGAACAGACCACTTTTGGAAATACGCGCCCGCGCTTCTGCAGCACGCAATCTTGCCGACGCTTCTGCCAGATCAAGATTCTTGGTCAGCGCTTCGTCGAGCAGATTATTGAGCACCGGATCCTCGAATGCGGTCCACCAGCCGGCTGATTGATAGGCGCCATCGGCTTCGGACTGATTAAATGCCCCAGGGATGCCCGCAGCGATGCCGGGCCCAGCGGACTCGGGGGCAAGGCTCGCACAACCGCTGGTCGCGAACGCCACCGCAAATAGCAAGTATCGAGGGCGAGTGAGTTGTTTTTGCAAAAGTTCATCCGCGGTTGAATCCGCTTGGCCTTTACCAAGCGTCAATAATATGTCATCAATAAAATTGAACGTCAACGTTTAAATTGAACGCTATCGTTCAATTTAATGGATTGCATAGACTGTGAAGGGAAGGGACCGTGACAAGCACGGAAATCGTAAAAGAACGGACAGACCGGCCCTCCAGCCAGCGCAAAATTGCCAAAATTCTTGCCGCTGCCCGCACGGAATTTTTCGCCAATGGCTTTGCCGGGTCAAGCATCGAAGCGATTGCGGCGCTTGCCGAAGTATCGAAAGTCACCGTTTACAGCTGGTTCAACAGCAAGGAAAATCTGTTTGTTGAAGTGGTCAAGGCGGAATGCCGCCATATGAGCGAGAGTCTGGTTGGCGACAATCTGAAGACCAAAACGCTTCGCGAAACCCTGATATTTGCAGCCGAAAATATGCTGACCGCCCTGATGGATGATGAGAGAATCCGGTTCGACCGCATATTGGCTGCGGAAGTGAACCGTGATCCCAAGATCGGCGAATATTTTCTCGAAAATGGTCCCCGCGTATTGCTGCAAAATCTTGGTGATCTTTTGAAAATCTCGCAAGAAAAAGGTGAAATCCAGATTGCGGATCTGACCGCGTCAGCGGAGATGTTCGTGAGCCTGGTCATGGGCAGAATTGATCTGTTCCTCCGCTATGGCGAGAAAATAAAGCTGACCACGCCGCAAAAACGCGAACGCGCCAAGCGCGCGGTCGACGCCTGGATGCTGATCCACCAGAAATAGCAAGCTGCGCCGCGCGCGCGGCTATTCCCGGACCGCGCTCAGCGCTGCCCCGGCTGCAAAGGGCGTGATTGCGACCAGCAGCAGGGAAATGGCCGACAGAAACAGCAGGGCACTGCTGCCCTGCGCCGACAGGCTGCCCGCACCAAAGATCAACAGCGGGATGGCCAGCGGAACCAGCAGCAACCCGCCAAGCGCGCCCGCGCCTTTCAGGCCGGCGGTCAGCGCCGCGATCATTACCGCCAGACCGGCCAGAGCCGGTGTTGCAATCGCCAGACTTGCCAGCAAAGTCCCGAGAGCGGCGCCTTCCAGTCCCATCAGTCCGCTGGCCAGAAAGGCCGCGAGCAGCAGCGGCGGACCGAAGGCCAGCCAGTGCGACACCAGCCGTGCGGCAGCAATCATCTCGTCGGACAGGCCGCGCACGATCATCTGGTCATAGACGCCATTTTCAAGATCGGGCTGGATCAGCCGGTCGAGCGGCAACAAGGTCGCCAGCAAGGCCGCGATCCACAATATCCCGCCGCCGGTCTGCAGCAGCAGCGCACGGTCAGGCCCGACGGCAAAGGGAAACAGCGTCGCTGCCGAAAGATAGAATATCACCGGCAGCCAGGTCCCGCCGCTGGCATAGCTTTGCCGCACATCGCGCCAGATGATCGTGGCGATGCTGTTGATCACAGACATGCCTCCAATTCTAGCAATGGCTCAAGCGTCAGGTTGAAATCAACACCGATCGGCAGCGGGATATGACTGGCCGCTAGAATGATCCCGCCATCGTCCAGATGGCTTTGCAGCACCCGCCCCAGTTGACCGACCGAATCCGTGTCGAGTCCATTGGCTGGCTCGTCGAGCAGCCATAGCCGGGCCGCCGCCAGATAGGTTCGCGCCAGCCGCGCTCTCTGTCTCTGTCCGGTCGAAAAATAGCGCACCGGCACTTCCGCCAGATGGCCCAGGCCCGCACGCTTCATGGCCGCGGCAACATCGGTCGGTCCCTTGCCATCCAGCTTCGCCCAGAAGTTCAAAGCCTGTTCCAGTGGCAGATGCTCGTCAAGCGCCAGCCTGTCATCGCACAGGGCTTTTGTCTTGGGCGCTATAAAGGATCCCGTCGACGGCTGGAGCAGGCCGGCCATTAGCCGCAACAGGCTCGATTTGCCGACGCCATTGGGGCCGGTGAGCAATCCGGCCTGTCCCGGTTCCAGAGAAAAAGTCAGGTGACGGAACAATAGCCGCCCGCCGCGCACGCAGCTTATCGCCTCGGCCAATAGCCGATCGCCGCTTCCGGTTGATTGTCCCTTGTTCATCGCACAGACTTAAGACATGGATTGGCGCGAAAGCCAAGCAAGGAGCAATAAATATGGTGGCGCAACTGAATGACGACGAACGCAAAGCGGCTCTGGCTTCGCTGTCGGACTGGCAATATGACGCGAAGCGTGACGCAATCAGCCGCTCTTTCAAATTTTCCGACTTCACCGAAGCCTTTGCCTTCATGACCCGCGTTGCCCTGCATGCGGAGAAGGCCGATCATCATCCCGAATGGTTCAATGTCTACAATCGTGTCGACATATTGCTCACCACCCATGACGCAGGCGAAAATGGCGGCCTGTCGCAGCGCGACCTGGATCTGGCAAATATAATCGAGACTTGCCTCTAGGCGCTATTTTTCTTCCGATCCGGCCAGAACATCACCGAGATTGCTGGCGAGGCTGACCGACTGCTTGCGCACCCGACCGGGCATCCAGCGCGCGGCAAAGGCCAGCTGTTTTGCCATTTTGTTGACCGGCGTGTGAAGCTTGTCGCCATGGACAGCGCTCCAGGCAGCGGGCCCGATGATCGCAACCGGGCTGACCATGACGCCTGCTTCTTCCAGCCGTTCCTTGCCGCTCTGGTTGGTGCCCTCGACGACTTCGGAAATGATATTGGTGTCGATGAAACCCGGCATCAGCGAGCGCGACTTGATGCCATATTTGCGGAGCTCGATATCATGCGATTCGGCGAGGCCGCGCACGGCAAATTTGGTTGCGCTGTAGACGCTGAGGTCGGCGACGCCATAGATGCCGGCTGCCGATGCGGTATAGAGGATACAGCTGTCGGGCGTGCTCTTGAGCATATCAAAACAGGCGCGGGTGCCGCTGATCACGCCGGTCAGGTTGATCGCGATCATCCGGTCGATAGCGGCGTCCTCCATTTCCTGGATCGCTCCGCCTTCGCCAATGCCGGCATTGTTGAACAGGACATTCATTTTGCCGCCGGTGATCGCGCCAAATTCGGAGACCGCCTGTTTCCATTGCGCCCGGTCGGTCACGTCCAGCTTGTGGATCGAACTCTGGCCTTCGGGTATCAGCGCTGCCGTTTCGGCCATGCCCTTGTCATTGATATCGGCAATCCCGACGAACCAGCCCTTTTCGGCAAAATAGCGACCGACTTCACGGCCAAGACCGGACGCGCCGCCGGTGATGAAAATCGATTTCTGTCCGTTTTGATAGCCCATGGTCCCGCTCCATTATCCTTATTAACATTGATGTTCATTCGAGCGGTTTTTGACGCGAACGTCAAGCGAAGTTGGACATGCAGTGCAAAGCGCGCCACTATATATTCCGATGCCTGTCTCTGGTCCTTCCATTCGTCTGCAACAGGTGACCCGCCATTACGGTACGGTTCGCGCGGTTGATTCGGTTTCGCTGGAAATCGCGGCGGGCAGTCTGGTTGCTCTGGTCGGTCTGTCCGGCTCGGGAAAATCGACCCTGCTGAAAATGATCAACCGGCTGGTCGAACCGGACAGTGGAGAGATTTTCCTGGGTGACGAACCTGTCGACTCGATTGATCCCCATATCCTGCGTCGCCGCATCGGCTATGTTTTTCAGAATATCGGCCTGTTTCCGCACATGACGATCGCGCGCAATATTGCCATCGGGCTGGAACTGGCGGGCGAGACAGAGGGCAGGGCCGCGCGCGTCGCCGAATTGCTCGATCTCGTCGAATTGCCGCAGGACATCACCCGCCGCATGCCGGATCAGCTGAGCGGTGGCCAGCAACAGCGAGTGGGTGTGGCCCGCGCGCTGGCGACGCGGCCCGGCCTGATGCTGATGGACGAACCCTTCGGTGCGCTTGACCCGGTGACGCGCGATAGCCTGACCGAGCAATATAAGGCGCTGCACGAGCGGCTCGGCCTGACGACCATAATCGTCACCCATGATATGGCCGAAGCGCTCTATCTGGCGGACCGTATCCTCGTAATGGAAGATGGCCAGATCAGGGCGGATGCCACGCCCGCCGAACTATTGGCGGGCAATGTCGGCGAAGAAGCCGAAGCTCTGGTCGCCATTCCCCGCGCGCAGGCCGCGCATCTCATCGCGTTGAGCAAATTGTCATGACCGAGGCGTGGCAACAGGCCCTGGCCCGCGTGCCGCAATTGCTCGCTGCCCATATCCAGATCAGCGTTTCCGCACTGGCCCTGGCGATGATCATCTGCCTGCCGCTGGCGATCTGGGCCGCGCGATCACCCCGCGTGGCTGCGGTAGCACTGACCATCGCCAGCCTGATCCAGACGATCCCCGGACTGGCCTTGCTGGCGCTTTTTTATCCATTGCTGCTCGGCGTATCGGCGCTGGTCGGCGGCGGGATTTCCGCTTTTGGTTTCCTGCCGGCGCTACTGGCACTGACCCTCTACGCGTTGCTGCCAATCCTGCGCAATGCAGTGACCGGATTGGACGGTGTCGATCCGGCGGCCAAGGAAGCGGCGGATGGTCTCGGCATGACCAGCAGCCAGAAATTATATTATGTCGAAGCACCGCTCGCCGCGCCCACAATCATGGCCGGAATCCGCACCGCTGCGGTATGGACTATCGGTGCGGCAACGCTTTCCACCACGGTTGGCCAGCCCAGTCTCGGCGATCTGATCTTTGCCGGACTGCAGACGCAGAACTGGACGCTGGTGCTGGCGGGTTGCCTGTTTTCTGCGGTACTCGCCATTTCGGTCGATCTGCTGCTCGGGCTGATCGAGCGCGGCATCCGCGAGCGCCGCCGGATATTGGCGTGGGTGGGTATGGCGATTATCGCGGCGGGATTATTGGTCGCAACATTGCCGCTGATGATCGCGCGCGACAATATTGTGGTGATCGGCGCCAAGGGATTTTCCGAACAATATATACTTGCGCGGCTTATCGGGTCGCGGCTGGAAGAAGCTGGCTATGCTGTCCGCTACCGCGACGGCCTCGGCTCTGCTGTGGTCTATCAGGCGCTGTCGGAAGGCGATGTCGATGTCTATGTCGACTATTCTGGCACGATCTGGACCAACCAGATGCAGCGCACCGACAGCCAGCCGAAATCAGCGATGCTCGACAAGATCGCAAAATGGTCCAGCGCAAGCCATGGCGTCAAAATGCTTGGCGCGCTGGGTTTCGAAAATAGCTATGCCTTTGCCGTGCGGCCGGAAGACGCCAGCACAAAATCGCTTCGCACATTGGATGATCTCGCACGGGTGTCGAGCGATTTCAATTTCGGTACCGATGTCGAATTTCTCGAACGGCCAGAGTGGCGGATGGTCCAGGACGCCTATCCGGTTCGCTTCAAAAATGCCCGGTCGTTCAGTCCGACCTTCATGTATCCGGCCCTTGCCAGTGGCGAAGTGGACGTGATTTCTGCCTTTTCATCGGATGGACGAATCGCGGCGAATAATTTTGTCATACTCAAGGACACGAAGGGTGCCGTGCCATCCTATGAAGCGATCATGTTGCTCGCCCCGAAACGGGCCAGCGACGATCAATTTATCGCGGCACTAAATCCATTGATCGGTGCAATCACGGTGGAAAACATGCGCGAAGCCAATTATACGGTTGACCGCGAGGACGACAAGAAAACACCAAGGCAGGCAGCACGCTGGCTGAATGACAAATTGAAGGAATGAACGTGAAATCTGCTTTTGCTTATCTATTGAGAATGGCCGGCCTGGTCGCATTGCTCTTCATGGCATCTTTCTCGGTTGCCGCGCGCGCGGAAGTCACCGTAACCTTCTATTCGCACGATTTCGGCAAGAATTTCCCGCACGCCTTTTTCATGGCCAAGGGCGAACTGGCCGACGGCAAGAAGGTGGACTCCGGTTTTGGCTTTACCGCGATCAACGTGTCGCCAGGCATATTGTTCGGCTCGGTCAACGGCCATGTGAAGGCGCCATCGGCCGACTATATCGCCAGCAGCAACCCGCATTTTACCGTGAAAATCAGCGACAAGAAATATCGCGATCTGATGGCCGTCGTGCAAAAATGGCAGACCATTCCCCAGAAAAGCTACAGTCTCAACAAGCGCAACTGCGTCCACTTCATCAATGATGTGATCAAGACGCTCGATCTCAAGACCAATTTGAAAACAGCCAACTGGAAGAAACCGCGGTCCTTCATGGAAGAAGTCATGAAGCTCAATCCATTTCTCAAATAAGCAAGGCGCGCGATATGACGGACGTTTGCATGATAATCGGGGCAGGCGCCGGCATAGGGGGGCATGTCGGGAAACGCTTTGCGCAAGATGGCTATCATGTCGCCCTGTGCCGCCGCAGTGATCAGGATGGTCTCGACCAGATGGTCGCCGAAATCGAGGCATCCGGCGGCAAGGCTTCCGGTCATCTGCTCAACGCGGTGGATGAGGGAGCGATCGAGAAACTGATCGACGATGTGGAAGCGGAAATCGGGCCAATCAATGTAGTGGTTTACAATCTCGGCGCTCAGATCGGCAACCGGGCGCTGGCCGACACGCCGCTCAGGACATTCGAACTGGGCTGGCGGATGGGCACGCTCGGCCTGTTCCGGGTGGCGCAAAAACTGTTGCCGAAGATGGTAGAGCGGGGCGGCGGGGCGCTACTGGTCACATCCGCCACCTCCGCAGTGCGCGGCAATGCCGGACAGCATAGTCACGCTGCTGCGATGGGCGGACGGCGGATGCTATGCCAGACCTTGAACGCAGAATTTGCGTCGCAGAACATCCATATCGCGCATATATTGATCGACAGCGCGGTGAATGCGCCGGACACGCTGGGCAAACTGCTCGGACCGGAGCGCTTTGCCCAATTGCGGGAAGCCAAGGCGCAGGGAAAGGATGAAATCATGGAGCCGGCGGCAATCGCCGACACCTATTTCCACATCGCGCACCAGCACCGCTCGGCCTGGACCTTCGAGCTCGACATGCGCGCCTTTACCGATACCGCATGGTGGAACCACCCGCTCGATATCTGAAGACTACATCACCATCACATGATAATGGTGCCAGGTGAATATCGCCACGGCACCGCGATGCGGGGACCAGGCTTCGGCCAGCTGCCGCACGTCCTTTTCCGATGGTCGCTCCGCTTGACCGAGAAAATTCCCGACCCCGACCTGGATCGCAAGATCACCGGCGGGCCAGATATCGGGGCGGCCCTGCGCAAACAGCAGATAGATTTCCGCTGACCAGCGCCCGATGCCCTTGACCTGGGTCAGCAGCGCAATCGCTTCTTCATCGTCTTGCGGCAGATTGCCGAGATCGAGTCCGCCAGAGAGGATCAGTTCTGCGAGGCTTCGGGCATAGCCCTGTTTCTGGCGCGACAGACCGCAGGCGCGCAGCTCGTCAAATTCGGTGGCGATCAGCGCCTCTGCAGGACAACCGTCGCCCAACCGCGCTTCCAGCTTGCCCCAGACCGCCGCCGCAGACGCCACGCTGACCTGCTGACCTACGATGGTGCGGAGCAATGTCTCATAGCCTTCCGGACGGATCCGTGGTTCGGGATAACCGGATTGCGCAATAGCCGCCGCCAGCCTTGGCTCGACCGCGCTGGCGTGGTCCAGCCCGGCTTTGATCATTTCTTTTGATAGGCCCATCGAATAAGCGTCCCCGTTTCGGCCCTTGATTCTTTTTGAAGGTCCAGACATAGCGTGCGGGATTTTCAATGAACAGTCACTAAGGGGTAGCTATGCCAACGATTCACGTAACCGGC
Coding sequences within:
- a CDS encoding efflux RND transporter permease subunit — translated: MTDATDLDASPPERPSKEIMEQRGVVAFMARNGVAANLLMIFLIVAGIMSYRTIVQEVFAENSLDTIQISVAYPGATPDEIEESIVQKIEEAVEAVENVKEIKSNAAENIGTVSVELELGTDIDRALDDIKAEIDQIQSFPDEAEEPDVRELTTRQSVVRVAIFGDVSENALKETAYRLEDSLAALPEISFVDTSSIRDYEVSIEVPQDTLQAFGLSLNDISRTIAASSLDSPAGSIDTDSEEVRVRTIGQNYNQQNFEDIVLVSTENGAMVRLGQIANIRDEFEDSELVSLYNGKPVAFVEVFRTSDERVLDVSRATTEYLEGPFAHSLPEGISYAIWSDDSELLNDRLSLLLKNAAIGLFLVLIALTLFLDIRLAAWTALGIGVTFIGAIFLLDLAGSSINMFSLFGFILALGLVVDDAIVVGESVYARREAGRTGMGAAVSGARRVTMPVIFAVLTTVAAFSPLFAIGGVMGKILADIPLVVVSVLFLSLVESLLILPNHLSHLPAPGAPTRNPVTRFFERVQAKVDEFYQAFVNGPLDRALKFAVRMPYVILAGSVALLIVIGSLIPAGIIKSSFFPAIEADVVTASLEMPAGTTIAETEKIARLIEQKGRETYAKFEDEQEDDEPSALRGIFTLVGQAPRATGPNAQSSGFAANIASVQFSFIPGDQRELASRDFENAWRETVGPIVEARSLVFASDLISIGAPVDVQISDPDPAVVEAASTKLMARLNRFSGVFDIESDQDQGLKEIQLRLKPEARSLGVTLQDVALQVRAAFFGSEALRVQRGQEDMRVYIRLPEEERNSIVDVERFRVRVPGGEVPLATLADVSFGQAPAIIRRTDGRRITTVTADIDTNIVTGQEIAKALTDEIMPELQADYPQLLYSFGGEQQEQQDSFGDLGLAFIAALLMIYALLAIPFRSYMQPLIIMAVIPFGIIGALIGHLILGLPLGVLSMFGMIALSGVIVNGSLILIDFINENLRDGMEIEEAIINGAKSRFRPIMLTSLTTFLGVAPITFETSVQAQFLIPMSASLGFGVLFGAIILQLLIPALTVLEYRGKRRAKQYWGSLFASPSEA
- a CDS encoding efflux RND transporter periplasmic adaptor subunit, whose translation is MQRQRVLGGLILLGAILIAAVLILLRSEPEEKPQEELVPLVQAEKLEIRSGNLMVTGAGTVRAREELTLAAEVAGKLVYVNPDLREGQRIARGATLFRIDTSDYRNAVQTAQADVASQSISVLQAKEEVALAKAELDRFQQRGVSGGNAYASVDSNDYAAQILPPDALARKAGMNAPQGKQNIATNGLATREPQLESARAGLRRAQANLSNAQTSLQRTVVRAPFSGIVRTEDIALGSYVQPGQALGSMVATADYEAVIPLSEKEAALIPQLFRAGSGNRIEASVYSDYGGIRYRWAAYVDRVNGLLNPQTRTIDVFLRIPNPIGGGTPAAVADNSGKSATASSAPPLFVGSFVDAEITGQALDEYAILPLAALRAGNQVWLVKDGKLHIVTVDIYQRTDKMALISTKGLGPKPVAITGTLKVATEGLQVRIVEPRATAKSSNASKAKAKTESKATPAK
- a CDS encoding efflux transporter outer membrane subunit — translated: MQKQLTRPRYLLFAVAFATSGCASLAPESAGPGIAAGIPGAFNQSEADGAYQSAGWWTAFEDPVLNNLLDEALTKNLDLAEASARLRAAEARARISKSGLFPQINAGLDSNYSDSPTAGTSFGAIAGGGRLQNETYSSSLAFSYELDIWGKLRNDARAGRADAIAAAADLQAVRLAVLAESITSYFDIVDARHQIALTTRIIDILGDRVEQSENRYSRGLITSFELYQVRQDFRNAQASLPQREAQLAATEGQLAVLVGRYSNDMDELIGKNLTPKLIFEPVPSGLPIDLLAQRPDVFAEGQRLESARYNLGARKAERFPSLSLSAGTGSQAGEPSGVFDIFDNWVLNLGAGLTAPLFQGGRIRANIEVADAAYAQQTAIYARTVLTAYQEVTTAIERYEEERQRYRFLFSQLDEAKAAAQLQSRRFANGVGSYVDYLDALRAQYQVQSSLSSAARDVALARLGVHRALGGSWDNVPRAPDIMADPSALQGDN
- a CDS encoding TetR/AcrR family transcriptional regulator — encoded protein: MTSTEIVKERTDRPSSQRKIAKILAAARTEFFANGFAGSSIEAIAALAEVSKVTVYSWFNSKENLFVEVVKAECRHMSESLVGDNLKTKTLRETLIFAAENMLTALMDDERIRFDRILAAEVNRDPKIGEYFLENGPRVLLQNLGDLLKISQEKGEIQIADLTASAEMFVSLVMGRIDLFLRYGEKIKLTTPQKRERAKRAVDAWMLIHQK
- a CDS encoding heme exporter protein CcmB, with the protein product MNSIATIIWRDVRQSYASGGTWLPVIFYLSAATLFPFAVGPDRALLLQTGGGILWIAALLATLLPLDRLIQPDLENGVYDQMIVRGLSDEMIAAARLVSHWLAFGPPLLLAAFLASGLMGLEGAALGTLLASLAIATPALAGLAVMIAALTAGLKGAGALGGLLLVPLAIPLLIFGAGSLSAQGSSALLFLSAISLLLVAITPFAAGAALSAVRE
- the ccmA gene encoding heme ABC exporter ATP-binding protein CcmA, yielding MNKGQSTGSGDRLLAEAISCVRGGRLLFRHLTFSLEPGQAGLLTGPNGVGKSSLLRLMAGLLQPSTGSFIAPKTKALCDDRLALDEHLPLEQALNFWAKLDGKGPTDVAAAMKRAGLGHLAEVPVRYFSTGQRQRARLARTYLAAARLWLLDEPANGLDTDSVGQLGRVLQSHLDDGGIILAASHIPLPIGVDFNLTLEPLLELEACL
- a CDS encoding 4a-hydroxytetrahydrobiopterin dehydratase, whose translation is MVAQLNDDERKAALASLSDWQYDAKRDAISRSFKFSDFTEAFAFMTRVALHAEKADHHPEWFNVYNRVDILLTTHDAGENGGLSQRDLDLANIIETCL